From Solwaraspora sp. WMMD1047, the proteins below share one genomic window:
- a CDS encoding DNA polymerase Y family protein has protein sequence MSGVRTLLLWCPDWPVIAAEIVAGVPADEPVVVLRANRVIACSPAARAEGIRLGLRRREAQSRCPTLTTVDHDPGRDARAFEPVVAAVEEVVAGVEVVRPGACALAARGPARYFGGEESAAERIVEHVAQSCAVESQIGIADGVFAAGLAARTGRIVPPGGTAGFLADQPVEALGRPALTDLLRRLGVRTLAEFAALPAGDVLARFGFDGALAHRLAAGYDHRPLAVRSPPPDLAVADTFDEPLERVDTAAFAARSLAERLHARLAGYGLACTRLGIEAVTEHGQELHRVWRHDGLLTAAAIADRVRWQLDGWLSGTNRRGGTAGPAVLGGAGLAVGGGGAGALRRPTAGIVRLRLIPAGVLAQAGLQPGLWGETGEERERAHRALSRVQGILGPEAVVTAVLGGGRSPLDQTRLVPWGDERVPSRPAEPPWPGRLPGPAPAMVLAAPVPVTVYDTDGAPVGVTARLAVSAAPARLVVNTGQPDRSDARGGEIVGWAGPWPIDERWWAPGEARRRARFQVCLADGTALLLSLSNGAWAIEAIYD, from the coding sequence GTGAGCGGCGTACGGACCCTGCTGCTCTGGTGCCCGGACTGGCCGGTGATCGCTGCCGAGATCGTGGCCGGGGTGCCGGCCGACGAGCCGGTGGTGGTGCTGCGCGCCAACCGGGTGATCGCCTGTTCGCCCGCCGCCCGCGCCGAGGGGATCCGCCTGGGGTTGCGCCGGCGCGAGGCGCAGAGCCGATGCCCGACGCTGACCACTGTGGACCACGACCCTGGTCGGGACGCCCGGGCCTTCGAGCCGGTGGTCGCCGCGGTGGAGGAGGTCGTCGCCGGGGTCGAGGTGGTGCGGCCGGGAGCCTGCGCGCTCGCCGCCCGGGGACCGGCCCGCTACTTCGGCGGCGAGGAGTCGGCCGCCGAGCGGATCGTCGAGCACGTCGCCCAGAGCTGCGCGGTGGAGAGCCAGATCGGCATCGCGGACGGGGTGTTCGCCGCCGGGCTGGCCGCCCGCACCGGCCGGATCGTCCCGCCCGGCGGTACCGCCGGGTTCCTCGCCGACCAGCCCGTCGAGGCGCTCGGCCGGCCGGCCCTGACCGACCTGCTGCGCCGGCTCGGGGTGCGTACCCTGGCCGAGTTCGCGGCGCTGCCGGCCGGGGACGTGCTGGCCCGGTTCGGGTTCGACGGCGCGTTGGCGCACCGGCTCGCCGCCGGGTACGACCACCGCCCGCTCGCGGTCCGCAGCCCACCGCCGGACCTGGCCGTCGCCGACACCTTCGACGAGCCGCTGGAGCGGGTGGACACCGCCGCGTTCGCCGCCCGGTCGCTCGCCGAGCGGCTGCACGCCCGACTCGCCGGCTACGGGCTGGCCTGCACCCGGCTCGGCATCGAGGCGGTCACCGAACACGGTCAGGAACTGCACCGGGTCTGGCGACACGACGGGCTGCTCACCGCCGCCGCCATCGCCGACCGGGTCCGCTGGCAACTCGACGGCTGGCTCTCCGGCACCAACCGCCGAGGCGGTACCGCCGGGCCGGCCGTGCTGGGCGGTGCCGGATTGGCCGTGGGTGGCGGTGGGGCGGGCGCTCTGCGGCGGCCCACCGCCGGGATCGTTCGGCTGCGGTTGATTCCGGCCGGGGTGCTGGCGCAGGCCGGGCTGCAACCGGGGCTGTGGGGCGAGACGGGAGAGGAACGCGAGCGGGCGCACCGGGCGCTGAGTCGGGTACAGGGCATCCTCGGGCCGGAGGCGGTGGTCACGGCGGTGCTCGGCGGTGGGCGCTCGCCACTGGACCAGACCCGGCTGGTGCCGTGGGGGGATGAGCGGGTTCCCAGCCGCCCGGCCGAACCGCCCTGGCCCGGTCGGCTGCCCGGGCCGGCGCCGGCGATGGTGCTGGCGGCCCCGGTGCCGGTGACCGTGTACGACACCGACGGCGCACCGGTCGGGGTGACCGCCCGGCTGGCGGTCAGCGCGGCTCCGGCCCGACTCGTCGTGAACACCGGCCAGCCAGACCGGAGTGATGCGCGGGGAGGCGAAATCGTCGGGTGGGCGGGGCCGTGGCCGATTGACGAGCGCTGGTGGGCGCCGGGCGAGGCGCGACGGCGGGCCCGGTTCCAGGTGTGCCTGGCCGACGGCACGGCGCTGCTCCTCTCCCTGTCCAACGGAGCCTGGGCGATCGAAGCGATCTATGACTGA
- a CDS encoding SAV_6107 family HEPN domain-containing protein, with the protein MPTNPVSAPLVPAHVLPHRTPAQLLALARQGLAEAAQTRPDGLRYAGAHLAALRAAAAVLAARARPAPARRNRVTSVWTLLVMVAPEFGEWASYFALGAAKRAAAEAGIPRVVTAREADDLLRSAEQFVAVVEVALGVAHQPVLDGLPPADGLAAA; encoded by the coding sequence ATGCCGACCAACCCGGTCTCGGCGCCACTGGTGCCCGCGCATGTGCTGCCGCACCGCACCCCGGCGCAACTGCTCGCCCTCGCCCGGCAAGGGCTGGCCGAGGCTGCGCAGACCCGGCCGGACGGCCTGCGCTACGCCGGCGCGCACCTGGCCGCCCTGCGCGCCGCCGCCGCCGTCCTCGCCGCCCGGGCCCGACCCGCGCCGGCCCGCCGCAACCGGGTCACCAGCGTCTGGACCCTGCTGGTCATGGTCGCCCCCGAGTTCGGGGAGTGGGCCAGCTACTTCGCGCTCGGCGCGGCCAAGCGGGCCGCCGCCGAGGCCGGCATCCCCCGGGTGGTGACCGCCCGGGAGGCGGACGACCTGCTGCGCTCCGCCGAGCAATTCGTGGCCGTGGTCGAGGTGGCGCTCGGCGTCGCCCACCAACCGGTCCTCGACGGACTGCCGCCAGCGGACGGGCTTGCCGCGGCCTGA